From the genome of Triticum aestivum cultivar Chinese Spring chromosome 3B, IWGSC CS RefSeq v2.1, whole genome shotgun sequence, one region includes:
- the LOC123066058 gene encoding ribonuclease 2, with protein MDGTRRGRRLLLSLCFLCLAVLPPGALLASPAAGRKRRQGGFDHYVLALQWPGTVCRQTNHCCSSNGCCRSNPLNWFTIHGLWPQYSYGGWPSCCRPTTTFNMNKIAMLRPILEKYWPSLYCGDTSTCFGGRGPFWAHEWAAHGTCGYPEIQDEYDYFSTALYLYSKYNVTKALRKAHIYPRNGRKYAVAHIVDAIDHAFGRLPHLVCKNGSVQEVRLCFHKDYQPRDCGSEDDEAWSSSTRSHCPRYVTLPSYKQSALGNATEARLRNRAENAPLAHGQSYV; from the exons ATGGACGGGACGAGGCGCGGGAGGCGGCTCCTGCTGTCGCTCTGCTTCCTCTGCCTGGCCGTGCTGCCCCCCGGCGCGCTGCTGGCATCGCCGGCGGCCGGGAGGAAGCGGCGGCAGGGCGGGTTCGACCACTACGTGCTGGCCCTGCAGTGGCCGGGCACCGTCTGCCGCCAGACCAACCACTGCTGCAGCTCCAACGGCTGCTGCCG ATCAAACCCTCTCAACTGGTTCACAATCC ATGGGCTTTGGCCGCAGTACAGCTACGGTGGGTGGCCGTCGTGCTGCAGACCAACCACCACATTCAACATGAACAAG ATCGCGATGCTGAGGCCGATCCTGGAGAAGTACTGGCCGTCGCTCTACTGCGGCGACACCTCCACCTGCTTCGGCGGAAGAGGCCCCTTCTGGGCCCACGAG TGGG CGGCTCACGGGACGTGTGGGTACCCTGAGATACAGGACGAGTACGACTACTTCTCCACGGCGCTCTACCTCTACAGCAAGTACAATGTCACG AAAGCGCTGAGGAAAGCGCACATCTACCCGCGGAACGGCCGCAAGTACGCGGTGGCGCACATCGTGGACGCCATCGACCACGCCTTCGGCCGGCTGCCGCACCTCGTCTGCAAGAACGGCTCCGTGCAGGAGGTCAGGCTCTGCTTCCACAAGGACTACCAG CCCAGGGATTGCGGGTCGGAGGACGACGAGGCGTGGTCGTCTAGCACGAGAAGCCACTGCCCTCGCTACGTCACCCTCCCATCCTACAAACAGTCCG CGTTGGGGAACGCCACGGAGGCGCGCCTGCGGAACCGAGCGGAGAACGCGCCGCTCGCACACGGGCAGAGCTACGTGTAG